A stretch of the Uranotaenia lowii strain MFRU-FL chromosome 3, ASM2978415v1, whole genome shotgun sequence genome encodes the following:
- the LOC129757416 gene encoding elongation factor 1-gamma-like, translating into MAGTLYTYLDNFRVYKALIAALLPSSLVSPNFVFGETNKSADFLKKFPFGKVPAFETADGKVLTESNAIAYYVWNEQLRFCRSCRSRTMSCCQRCMPGISRSSE; encoded by the coding sequence ATGGCTGGTACCCTGTACACTTATCTGGATAACTTCCGCGTCTACAAGGCCCTGATTGCTGCCTTGCTGCCCAGTTCTCTGGTTTCGCCAAATTTCGTGTTCGGCGAAACGAACAAGAGTGCCGACTTCTTGAAGAAGTTCCCATTTGGAAAGGTTCCGGCTTTCGAAACCGCCGATGGCAAGGTCCTGACCGAGAGCAACGCTATCGCGTATTACGTTTGGAACGAGCAGCTGCGATTCTGTCGTTCCTGTCGTTCGCGGACAATGAGCTGCTGCCAGCGGTGCATGCCAGGGATTTCCCGTTCATCGGAATAA